The genomic segment AGAATCCTGAGAGGCTGGTTCGTCTGGCAGTATGGGGAATGCTTCCCCACAATCGCCTGGGACGGAAGATGATCCGCAAGCTAAAGATCTATGCCGGACCGGAACATCCCCACGCCGCTCAGCAACCGGAAGTTTTGGAACTGTAATACCGAAGAGGCGGTTTAAAATAATTAATTCCAACGTAATTGGACACGAGGTTGGATGAAAGGAGGGCCCTGATGGCAATCGAGCAGTACTATGGTACTGGACGGCGGAAGGATGCTGTCGCGCGAGTATTCGTTCGTCCGGGAACTGGCAGAATCACTATTAACGGTTTGGAGCCGAAGCAGTACTTTGGTCGTGACACCTTGGTGCAGCTAGTCCTGCAACCTCTCGTTGCTACCGGCACCGAGAACAAGTTTGATGTCATTGCGACTGTAAAGGGTGGCGGCATTTCCGGACAGGCCGGAGCGGTGCGTCATGGTTTGGCCCGAGCTCTTTTGGAGGTCGATGAAACCTTCCGACCGATCCTGAAGAAGTCTGGATACTTAACTCGGGATCCGCGGATGAAGGAGCGGCACAAGTACGGTCTCAAGAAGGCCCGAAAAGCTCCGCAATTCTCCAAGCGATAATTATTGGTATATGCATAAAAACCGTCAGGGAATAACCCCTGACGGTTTTTATCCTTTTAGCAGAGCTACGGGCCAGCCTCGGGTTCTTCCGCACCCTCGCCCTGGGGCTTTGGCCGCCAACAGTCGGTGTACTCATGGGGTTGTGTCCCCCGAATAAAGCTGTGGGGCTTTACCCAGGGGCAGTCCTCGGCTCCCAGGAGCCCGCTAAAGACGTGAATCGGCAGGTCGGAAATAATTGAGGCTGGAGCGGGAAAGTCCTGCTTTGGGCGGCCCTTGAGAGCATTTTCGATAAACTCTGCCCAGATGGGACCCGCCAAGGCGCCGCCGTAGCCTCCCAGGGACTTGGGAAGATCATGGCCGAGGAACACCGCGGCCAGCAGCTCAGGGGTATACCCGATGAACCAGGCGTCGTTTTGCTCATTGGTGGAACCGGTCTTACCGGCTGCGGCCCGGTCAATGTCGAGCAAACGGCCGGTACC from the Bacillota bacterium genome contains:
- the rpsI gene encoding 30S ribosomal protein S9, which gives rise to MAIEQYYGTGRRKDAVARVFVRPGTGRITINGLEPKQYFGRDTLVQLVLQPLVATGTENKFDVIATVKGGGISGQAGAVRHGLARALLEVDETFRPILKKSGYLTRDPRMKERHKYGLKKARKAPQFSKR